Proteins encoded in a region of the Streptomyces sp. NBC_01471 genome:
- the hydA gene encoding dihydropyrimidinase: MSTRTLVRGGLVITAAEETHADVLIEDGRIAALAAHGSAAAEAWTADRTIDATGKYVVPGGVDAHTHMEMPFGGTFASDTFETGTRAAAWGGTTTIIDFAIQSKGGSLGEGLDTWHGKADGKCAVDYGFHMIMSDVNESSLREMDRLVSGGVSSFKLFTAYPGVFFSDDGQILRAMQRAGSNGALVMMHAENGLAIDVLVEQALARGERDPRHHGEVRNALLEAEATHRVIKLSQVAGAPLYVVHVSARQAVAELARARDEGLPVFGETCPQYLFLSTDNLAEPGFEGAKYVCSTPLRPAEHQAALWHGLRANDLQVVSTDHCPFCFKGQKDMGKGDFSKIPNGMPGVENRMDLLHQAVVDGHISRRRWIELACAAPARMFGLYPKKGTITPGADADVVVYDPAAEQVMSAATHHMNVDYSAYEGKRVTGRVETVLSRGVPVIDNRDYVGHAGHGAYVPRGLGEYAH, translated from the coding sequence ATGAGTACCCGCACCTTGGTTCGCGGCGGTCTCGTCATCACCGCCGCGGAGGAGACCCACGCCGACGTCCTCATCGAGGACGGCCGGATCGCCGCGCTCGCCGCGCACGGCTCCGCCGCCGCTGAGGCCTGGACCGCCGACCGTACGATCGACGCCACCGGGAAGTACGTGGTGCCCGGCGGGGTCGACGCCCACACGCACATGGAGATGCCCTTCGGCGGCACCTTCGCGTCCGACACCTTCGAGACCGGGACCCGGGCAGCGGCCTGGGGCGGCACCACGACCATCATCGACTTCGCCATCCAGTCCAAGGGCGGATCACTCGGTGAAGGGCTCGACACCTGGCACGGCAAGGCGGACGGGAAGTGCGCGGTCGACTACGGCTTCCACATGATCATGTCCGATGTGAACGAGTCGTCGCTCAGGGAGATGGACCGGCTCGTCTCGGGCGGTGTCAGCTCGTTCAAGCTCTTCACCGCGTACCCGGGGGTGTTCTTCTCCGACGACGGCCAGATCCTCCGGGCCATGCAGCGTGCCGGTTCCAACGGCGCTCTGGTGATGATGCACGCGGAGAACGGCCTCGCGATCGACGTGCTGGTGGAGCAGGCGCTGGCCCGCGGTGAGAGGGATCCGCGGCATCACGGCGAAGTCCGCAACGCGCTTCTGGAGGCGGAGGCCACGCACCGTGTGATCAAGCTGAGCCAGGTGGCGGGTGCCCCTCTCTACGTGGTGCACGTGTCGGCGCGGCAGGCCGTCGCCGAACTGGCGCGGGCGCGGGACGAGGGCCTTCCGGTGTTCGGCGAGACCTGCCCGCAGTACCTCTTCCTGTCGACCGACAACCTGGCGGAGCCCGGCTTCGAAGGCGCGAAGTACGTCTGCTCGACTCCGCTGCGTCCGGCGGAGCACCAGGCGGCGCTGTGGCACGGGCTGCGCGCGAACGACCTGCAGGTGGTCTCCACGGACCACTGTCCGTTCTGCTTCAAGGGCCAGAAGGACATGGGGAAGGGCGACTTCTCGAAGATCCCGAACGGAATGCCGGGGGTCGAGAACCGTATGGACCTGCTCCACCAGGCCGTCGTCGACGGGCACATCAGCCGCCGTCGCTGGATCGAGCTCGCCTGCGCGGCGCCGGCGCGGATGTTCGGCCTCTACCCGAAGAAGGGCACGATCACCCCGGGCGCCGACGCCGACGTCGTGGTCTACGACCCTGCTGCCGAGCAGGTCATGTCCGCCGCGACGCACCACATGAACGTCGACTACTCGGCGTACGAGGGCAAGCGGGTGACGGGCCGGGTGGAGACGGTCCTCTCGCGCGGTGTTCCGGTGATCGACAACCGTGACTACGTCGGCCACGCGGGGCACGGGGCCTATGTGCCGCGCGGACTCGGTGAGTACGCGCACTGA
- a CDS encoding aspartate aminotransferase family protein: protein MTDLHGRHRAVLPDWLATYYRQPIEITHGEGRYVWDADGNRYLDFFGGILTTMTAHALPEVTKAVSEQAGRIVHSSTLYLNRPMVELAERIATLSGIPDARVFFTTSGTEANDTALLLATAYRRSNQILAMRNSYHGRSFAAVGITGNRGWSPTGLSPLRTLYVHGGVRSRGPYTHLSDARFIEACVADLEDLLGHTRDAAALIAEPIQGVGGFTVPPDGLYTAFREVLDRHGILWISDEVQTGWGRTGDHFWGWQAHAGNGPPDILTFAKGIGNGMSVGGVVARAEVMNCLDANSISTFGGSPVTMAAGLANLTYLLEHDLQGNARRIGGLLLERLRAVGAQSPLVREVRGRGLMIGVELVKPGTDEANPEAVAAVLEAAREGGLLIGKGGGHDTSVLRIAPPLSLNVTEAETGAAILEQALRAG, encoded by the coding sequence GTGACCGACCTGCACGGCCGGCACCGGGCCGTCCTGCCGGACTGGCTCGCCACCTACTACCGGCAGCCGATCGAGATCACCCACGGCGAGGGCCGGTACGTCTGGGACGCGGACGGCAACCGCTACCTCGACTTCTTCGGCGGCATCCTCACCACCATGACCGCCCACGCCCTGCCCGAGGTGACCAAGGCGGTCAGCGAGCAGGCCGGGCGGATCGTGCACTCCTCGACGCTCTATCTCAACCGGCCCATGGTGGAGCTGGCCGAGCGGATCGCGACACTCTCCGGGATTCCCGACGCCCGCGTCTTCTTCACCACATCGGGGACCGAGGCCAACGACACCGCGCTGCTCCTCGCCACCGCCTACCGCAGGTCCAACCAGATCCTCGCGATGCGCAACAGCTACCACGGCCGCTCCTTCGCGGCGGTCGGCATCACCGGCAACCGCGGCTGGTCACCGACTGGTCTCTCCCCGCTCCGGACGCTCTACGTCCACGGCGGTGTCCGCAGCCGGGGCCCGTACACGCATCTCAGCGACGCCCGCTTCATCGAGGCATGCGTGGCCGACCTGGAGGACCTGCTCGGCCACACCCGTGACGCGGCGGCCCTGATCGCCGAGCCGATCCAGGGCGTCGGCGGTTTCACCGTGCCGCCCGACGGTCTCTACACCGCGTTCCGCGAAGTGCTGGACCGGCACGGCATTCTCTGGATCTCCGACGAGGTGCAGACCGGCTGGGGGCGGACCGGCGACCACTTCTGGGGCTGGCAGGCGCACGCCGGGAACGGCCCGCCGGACATCCTCACCTTCGCCAAGGGCATCGGCAACGGCATGTCCGTCGGAGGTGTCGTGGCCCGCGCCGAGGTCATGAACTGCCTGGACGCCAACTCCATTTCGACCTTCGGCGGCTCCCCGGTGACCATGGCCGCGGGCCTCGCCAACCTCACCTACCTCCTGGAACACGACCTCCAGGGCAACGCCCGCCGGATCGGCGGCCTCCTGCTCGAACGGCTGCGGGCGGTCGGCGCGCAGTCCCCGCTCGTACGCGAAGTGCGCGGCCGGGGCCTCATGATCGGCGTCGAGCTGGTGAAGCCCGGCACCGACGAGGCGAACCCGGAGGCGGTGGCGGCCGTCCTCGAGGCGGCCCGGGAGGGCGGGCTGCTGATCGGCAAGGGCGGTGGGCACGACACCAGCGTGCTGCGCATCGCTCCGCCGCTCTCGCTCAACGTCACGGAGGCCGAGACGGGCGCGGCCATCCTCGAACAGGCCCTGCGCGCAGGTTAG
- a CDS encoding nitrilase-related carbon-nitrogen hydrolase: protein MSHVVRAALVQATWTGDTESMIAKHEEHAREAARQGARIIGFQEVFNAPYFCQVQEAEHYRWAEPVPDGPTVTRMRELARETGMVIVVPVFEREQSGFYFNTAAVIDADGSYLGKYRKHHIPQVKGFWEKYYFKPGNAGWPVFDTAVGKVGVYICYDRHFPEGWRQLGLNGAQIVYNPSATSRGLSAYLWQLEQPAAAVANEYFIAAINRVGQEEYGDNDFYGTSYFVDPRGRFVGDVAGDTSEELLVRDLDLDLIDEVRQQWAFYRDRRPDAYEGLVQP, encoded by the coding sequence ATGTCACACGTCGTACGCGCCGCACTGGTCCAGGCCACCTGGACCGGCGACACCGAATCCATGATCGCCAAGCATGAGGAGCATGCTCGCGAGGCAGCCCGCCAGGGTGCGCGGATCATCGGATTCCAGGAAGTCTTCAACGCCCCGTACTTCTGCCAGGTGCAGGAGGCCGAGCACTACCGCTGGGCGGAGCCCGTACCCGACGGGCCGACCGTCACCCGGATGCGGGAACTCGCCCGCGAGACCGGCATGGTGATCGTCGTTCCGGTCTTCGAGCGGGAGCAGTCGGGCTTCTACTTCAACACGGCGGCCGTCATCGACGCTGACGGCTCGTACCTCGGCAAGTACCGCAAGCACCACATCCCGCAGGTCAAGGGCTTCTGGGAGAAGTACTACTTCAAACCGGGGAACGCGGGCTGGCCGGTCTTCGACACGGCCGTGGGCAAGGTCGGCGTGTACATCTGCTACGACCGCCACTTCCCGGAGGGCTGGCGCCAACTCGGCCTGAACGGGGCGCAGATCGTCTACAACCCCTCTGCCACGTCGCGCGGTCTCTCCGCCTACCTCTGGCAGCTGGAGCAGCCCGCCGCCGCAGTCGCCAACGAGTACTTCATCGCCGCCATCAACCGGGTCGGCCAGGAGGAGTACGGCGACAACGACTTCTACGGGACCAGCTACTTCGTCGACCCGCGCGGCCGGTTCGTCGGGGACGTCGCGGGCGACACGAGCGAGGAACTCCTCGTCCGCGACCTCGACCTGGACCTCATCGACGAGGTGCGGCAGCAGTGGGCTTTCTACCGGGACCGCAGGCCCGACGCGTACGAAGGGCTGGTGCAGCCGTGA
- a CDS encoding PPOX class F420-dependent oxidoreductase, translating into MTLDALGRSKYVSLTTFRKDGTPVATPVWAARDGGELFIWTRTDSWKVKRLRRDGRVRVAVCDARGRVAEDAPSMEGVGRLLDEADTRRVRRLLRAKYTWQFVLVDVPGAIIRLGKRPHTGIAVTLG; encoded by the coding sequence ATGACCCTCGACGCGCTCGGCCGCAGCAAGTACGTCAGTCTGACCACCTTCCGGAAGGACGGCACACCCGTCGCCACCCCGGTGTGGGCCGCGCGGGACGGCGGTGAGCTCTTCATCTGGACCCGCACCGACTCCTGGAAGGTCAAGCGGCTGCGCCGGGACGGCCGCGTCCGGGTGGCCGTCTGTGACGCACGCGGCAGGGTCGCGGAGGACGCCCCGTCCATGGAGGGGGTCGGGCGGCTGCTCGACGAGGCGGACACCCGGCGGGTCCGGCGGCTGCTGAGGGCCAAGTACACCTGGCAGTTCGTCCTCGTGGACGTACCGGGCGCCATCATCCGGCTCGGCAAGCGGCCGCACACCGGGATCGCCGTGACACTCGGCTGA
- a CDS encoding helix-turn-helix transcriptional regulator, whose translation MVRTPLTPEEHARGERFGRLLREARGARTMTEVAAAAGVSAETLRKIETGRAPTPAFFTVAALAAALGLSMDEIAARCVLVAA comes from the coding sequence ATGGTCCGTACCCCTCTCACACCCGAAGAGCACGCACGCGGCGAGCGTTTCGGCCGCCTGCTCCGCGAGGCGCGTGGCGCCCGCACCATGACCGAGGTGGCGGCTGCGGCGGGCGTCTCGGCCGAGACGCTGCGGAAGATCGAGACCGGCCGGGCCCCGACCCCCGCCTTCTTCACGGTCGCCGCACTGGCGGCCGCACTCGGGCTCTCGATGGACGAGATCGCCGCCCGCTGCGTACTGGTGGCCGCCTGA
- the ggt gene encoding gamma-glutamyltransferase, which yields MHRVTVRKLSYLAVAAALLSVGATAPPPAAGAPPGQSRGNTAAKTPVAVGYGGAVSSVDQDASAAGIEVLREGGNAVDAAVATAAALGVTEPYSAGIGGGGYFVYYDARSHQVRTIDGRETAPRSADSSLFLENGKPLPFADAVTSGLSVGTPGTAATWDSALASWGRKSLGAVLKPAERIARDGFTVDPTFRSQTQDNQARFADFPATAKLFLPGGQPPAVGSTLKNPDLARTYQELGRKGVGELYRGSLGQDIVRTVRKPDLAPGSTRNARPGDLTAQDLRAYEPLHRAPTETSYRGLDVYGMAPSSSGGTTVGEALNILERTDLSKASQVQYLHHYIEASRIAFADRGRWVGDPAFEPVPTKELLSQRFADSRSCLIKDDAVLTSPLAPGDPRHPERCANSGTAAPTTYEGENTTHLTVADKWGNVVAYTLTIEQTGGSAMTVPGRGFLLNNELTDFSFAPADPSVHDPNLPGPGKRPRSSISPTIVLHGGKPVLAVGSPGGATIITTVLQTLIGHLDRGMPLVDAIAAPRASQRNAATTELEPALYNSPLRGQLEALGHSFTLNPEIGAATGVQRLPDGRWLAAAEPVRRGGGSAMVVRPDGRP from the coding sequence ATGCACCGTGTCACCGTCCGGAAACTCTCGTATCTGGCCGTCGCCGCCGCCCTGTTGTCGGTGGGTGCGACCGCGCCGCCCCCGGCCGCCGGGGCGCCACCGGGGCAGTCCCGGGGGAACACGGCAGCGAAGACTCCGGTCGCGGTCGGGTACGGCGGCGCGGTGTCGAGTGTCGACCAGGACGCCTCGGCGGCGGGCATCGAGGTGCTCCGCGAGGGCGGTAACGCGGTGGACGCCGCAGTGGCGACCGCAGCCGCGCTCGGGGTGACCGAGCCGTACTCGGCGGGCATCGGCGGTGGGGGCTACTTCGTCTATTACGACGCCCGGTCCCACCAGGTGCGGACCATCGACGGCCGCGAGACCGCGCCGCGTTCCGCCGACTCCTCGCTCTTCCTGGAGAACGGCAAACCGCTCCCCTTCGCGGACGCGGTGACCAGCGGTCTGAGCGTGGGCACGCCGGGCACGGCCGCCACCTGGGACTCCGCGCTCGCTTCCTGGGGCCGCAAGTCGCTGGGGGCGGTACTGAAGCCGGCCGAGCGGATCGCCAGGGACGGGTTCACCGTCGACCCCACCTTCCGCAGCCAGACGCAGGACAACCAGGCGCGCTTCGCGGACTTCCCGGCGACGGCGAAGCTCTTCCTGCCGGGCGGGCAGCCGCCCGCTGTGGGCTCCACCCTCAAGAACCCCGATCTGGCCCGCACCTACCAGGAGTTGGGCCGCAAGGGCGTCGGCGAGCTCTACCGCGGCAGCCTCGGGCAGGACATCGTCCGTACCGTCCGCAAACCCGACCTGGCACCCGGTTCGACCCGTAACGCCCGCCCGGGTGACCTGACCGCCCAGGACCTGCGGGCGTACGAACCGCTGCACCGCGCCCCGACCGAGACCTCCTACCGGGGCCTGGACGTGTACGGCATGGCGCCGTCGTCGTCCGGCGGTACGACGGTCGGCGAAGCGCTCAACATCCTGGAGCGCACGGACCTTTCGAAGGCGTCTCAGGTGCAGTATCTGCACCATTACATCGAGGCGAGCCGGATCGCCTTCGCGGACCGGGGCCGCTGGGTCGGCGACCCGGCCTTCGAACCCGTCCCCACCAAGGAACTGCTCTCCCAGCGGTTCGCGGACTCGCGGTCCTGCCTCATCAAGGACGACGCGGTCCTGACCAGCCCGCTGGCCCCGGGCGACCCGCGCCATCCGGAGCGGTGCGCGAACAGCGGCACCGCGGCTCCCACCACGTACGAGGGCGAGAACACCACGCACCTGACGGTGGCCGACAAGTGGGGCAATGTCGTCGCGTACACGCTGACCATCGAGCAGACGGGCGGCAGCGCCATGACCGTGCCGGGCCGCGGGTTCCTGCTCAACAACGAGCTGACGGACTTCTCGTTCGCCCCGGCCGATCCGTCGGTCCACGACCCCAACCTCCCGGGGCCCGGGAAGCGGCCGCGTTCGTCGATCTCACCGACGATCGTCCTGCACGGCGGGAAGCCGGTCCTGGCCGTCGGATCGCCGGGCGGCGCGACCATCATCACCACCGTGCTCCAGACGCTCATCGGTCATCTCGACCGGGGGATGCCCCTGGTGGACGCGATCGCCGCACCACGGGCGAGCCAGCGGAACGCCGCCACGACTGAGCTCGAACCAGCGCTGTACAACAGTCCGCTGCGGGGTCAACTGGAGGCGCTCGGGCACTCGTTCACGCTGAACCCGGAGATCGGCGCGGCGACCGGGGTGCAGCGGCTGCCGGACGGCCGATGGCTGGCGGCGGCCGAGCCGGTCCGCCGGGGCGGCGGCTCCGCGATGGTGGTCCGCCCGGACGGGCGCCCCTGA
- a CDS encoding CocE/NonD family hydrolase C-terminal non-catalytic domain-containing protein, whose protein sequence is MPVNNPPAAGGGRSAFVDAVSNNRYADSGYVVVSYTSRGFWESGGSIEVAEPPGIADVSSVIDWAPANTAADPAEIGMGRVAILSHALDQFPRIPPLASVPLPPRSFAAVRQSGACATERRIRGTATLHTTLAGTKESGTLVAYLYDVGPPGLGKLASNAPYTCHGKTPGKAFPVDLDLFSTAYDVPAGHHLALVTDTVDPLHIEHNPTGAQLTFSSPESDPSYLSVPLREK, encoded by the coding sequence ATTCCAGTCAACAATCCTCCGGCGGCGGGCGGCGGCAGGAGTGCGTTCGTTGACGCAGTGTCCAATAATCGTTACGCCGACTCCGGCTATGTCGTGGTCAGTTACACCTCGCGGGGCTTCTGGGAGTCGGGCGGCAGCATCGAGGTCGCGGAACCGCCCGGCATCGCCGATGTCTCGTCCGTCATCGACTGGGCGCCGGCGAACACCGCGGCCGACCCGGCGGAGATCGGCATGGGCCGCGTCGCCATCCTCTCCCACGCCCTCGACCAGTTCCCCAGGATCCCGCCGCTGGCATCGGTACCGCTGCCGCCCCGCTCGTTCGCGGCCGTCCGGCAGTCCGGGGCCTGCGCCACCGAACGGCGCATCCGGGGCACGGCCACCCTGCACACCACCCTCGCCGGCACCAAGGAGAGCGGCACCCTCGTCGCGTACCTCTACGACGTGGGGCCGCCCGGCCTCGGCAAGCTGGCCAGCAACGCGCCGTACACCTGCCACGGGAAGACACCCGGCAAGGCGTTCCCCGTGGACCTGGATCTGTTCTCCACGGCGTACGACGTGCCGGCGGGCCACCATCTGGCCCTGGTGACCGACACCGTCGACCCGCTCCACATCGAGCACAACCCGACCGGCGCGCAGCTGACCTTCTCCTCACCCGAGTCCGACCCGTCGTACCTGTCGGTCCCGCTGCGCGAGAAGTGA
- a CDS encoding DUF6278 family protein → MNIPFLDHWRRRHGTGHAETLATAVRKDPQGVGELLAECELLRVRAGQEGLQLDDSPASLAALDQLPPRWRDDPEELPWLGNDAGLYLGTTIVRTVPGAVWDVLPGGTPVVRLQSGREINVVEAGLDWAVAGAPELSQVYSEAAEA, encoded by the coding sequence GTGAATATCCCTTTCCTTGACCACTGGCGCAGACGGCACGGCACGGGACACGCGGAGACGCTGGCCACGGCGGTGCGGAAAGACCCGCAGGGAGTGGGGGAGCTGCTCGCCGAGTGCGAGCTGCTACGGGTCAGGGCCGGGCAGGAAGGGCTTCAACTCGACGACTCACCGGCTTCGTTGGCTGCACTCGACCAGCTTCCGCCACGCTGGCGCGACGACCCCGAGGAGCTGCCCTGGCTGGGCAACGACGCGGGTCTCTACCTCGGGACCACCATCGTCAGAACCGTCCCCGGAGCGGTCTGGGACGTCCTGCCGGGCGGCACACCGGTGGTCCGGCTGCAGTCGGGACGCGAGATCAACGTCGTCGAGGCCGGACTCGACTGGGCGGTCGCCGGCGCACCCGAACTCTCACAGGTCTACTCGGAAGCGGCAGAGGCCTGA
- a CDS encoding exodeoxyribonuclease III, whose translation MRIATWNVNSITARLPRLLAWLESTGTDVLCVQETKCSVEQFPADELRELGYESAVHATGRWNGVALISRLGLDDVVTGLPGGPEYEGVQEPRAISATCGPVRVWSVYVPNGREVDHAHYTYKLQWLAALKAAAARDAAGERPFAVLGDFNVAPADEDVWDPALFEGATHVTPAERAALTALRETGLSDVVPRPLKYDRPYTFWDYRQLRFPKNKGMRIDLVYGNEPFTAAVKDSYVDREERKGKGASDHAPVVVDLDV comes from the coding sequence ATGCGCATCGCCACCTGGAACGTCAATTCGATCACCGCCCGTCTCCCGAGGCTGCTGGCCTGGCTGGAGAGCACCGGCACGGATGTGCTGTGCGTCCAGGAGACCAAATGCTCCGTCGAGCAGTTCCCCGCCGACGAGCTGCGGGAGCTGGGCTACGAGTCGGCGGTCCACGCCACCGGCCGGTGGAACGGGGTGGCACTGATCTCCCGGCTGGGACTGGACGACGTGGTCACGGGGCTGCCCGGCGGCCCCGAATACGAGGGCGTGCAGGAGCCGAGGGCGATCTCGGCGACCTGCGGCCCCGTCCGGGTCTGGTCGGTGTACGTGCCGAACGGCCGCGAGGTCGACCACGCGCACTACACGTACAAGCTCCAGTGGCTCGCCGCGCTGAAGGCGGCCGCCGCCCGTGACGCGGCGGGTGAGCGGCCGTTCGCCGTCCTCGGGGACTTCAACGTCGCCCCGGCGGACGAGGACGTCTGGGACCCGGCGCTGTTCGAGGGCGCCACCCATGTCACCCCGGCCGAGCGGGCCGCGCTCACCGCCCTCCGTGAGACGGGGCTGAGCGACGTGGTGCCCCGCCCGCTCAAGTACGACCGCCCGTACACCTTCTGGGACTACCGCCAGCTTCGGTTCCCGAAGAACAAGGGCATGCGGATCGATCTCGTTTACGGCAACGAGCCCTTCACCGCTGCCGTCAAGGACAGCTATGTCGACCGCGAGGAGCGCAAGGGGAAGGGCGCGTCGGACCACGCCCCGGTCGTCGTCGATCTCGACGTCTGA
- a CDS encoding MBL fold metallo-hydrolase → MKLTKKTHACVRLEKDGQTLVIDPGGFSEEDAALGADAILVTHEHPDHFDENRLRAGMEANPAAEIWTLRSVAGKLSAAFPGRVHTVGHGDTFEAAGFGVQVHGELHAVIHPDLPQITNVGYLVDGSVFHPGDAFTVPDQPVETLMLPVHAPWNKISEVIDYVREVRPQRAIDIHDVLLKDLARGVYDTHIGNLGGAGHTRLMPGDATDL, encoded by the coding sequence ATCAAACTGACCAAGAAGACCCACGCCTGCGTCCGGCTGGAGAAGGACGGACAGACGCTCGTCATCGATCCCGGGGGGTTCAGCGAGGAGGACGCGGCGCTCGGCGCCGACGCCATTCTCGTGACGCACGAGCACCCCGACCACTTCGACGAGAACAGGCTGCGAGCCGGGATGGAGGCGAACCCGGCCGCCGAGATCTGGACCCTGCGCAGCGTCGCCGGGAAGCTCAGCGCGGCGTTTCCCGGCCGGGTCCACACCGTCGGCCACGGCGACACCTTCGAGGCGGCGGGGTTCGGCGTCCAGGTGCACGGCGAGCTGCACGCGGTGATCCACCCGGATCTGCCGCAGATCACCAACGTGGGGTATCTGGTGGACGGTTCGGTCTTCCATCCGGGCGATGCCTTCACCGTTCCCGACCAGCCGGTCGAGACGCTGATGCTCCCGGTGCACGCCCCGTGGAACAAGATCTCCGAGGTGATCGACTACGTCCGCGAGGTGCGGCCGCAGCGCGCCATCGACATCCATGACGTGCTGCTCAAGGACCTGGCGCGCGGTGTGTACGACACCCATATCGGCAACCTCGGCGGCGCCGGACACACCCGTCTGATGCCGGGCGACGCCACGGACCTGTGA
- the pcaC gene encoding 4-carboxymuconolactone decarboxylase, whose protein sequence is MSETTQQTLQYRFDGPEHAPVLVLGPSLGTTWHMWDRQTPELSRTWRVLRFDLPGHGGAPAHPVPSVAGIAERLLATLDELGVQRFGYAGCSIGGAIGMELALRHPERVASLALVAASPRFGTADEFRQRGVIVRTNGLDPMARSAPERWFTHGFATAQPAIVEWAVQMVRTTDPGCYIAACEALASFDIRAELGRIGVPALVVVGAEDRVTGPADARTLVAGIPDARLAMVPAASHLAPVEQPAAVTDLLVRHFSTGWQDNASSTTSTTSPSIPVPPQVPGLSVPVAPIAEIAPAALQPDAVPAGRPDRYDAGAKVRREVLGDAHVDRVEAAADAFTGDFQELLTRYVWGEVWTRDGLDRRTRSVVTLTALVAGGHPQELASHVRAALRNGLTPAEIKEVLLQTAVYCGVPAANSAFEVARAVIQQETTPET, encoded by the coding sequence ATGAGCGAGACGACGCAGCAGACCCTCCAATACCGCTTTGACGGGCCAGAACACGCCCCGGTCCTCGTGCTGGGCCCCTCCCTTGGTACCACATGGCACATGTGGGACCGGCAGACGCCCGAACTGTCCAGGACCTGGCGTGTCCTGCGCTTCGACCTGCCCGGCCACGGCGGTGCTCCCGCCCACCCCGTCCCCTCGGTCGCCGGGATCGCCGAGCGGCTGCTGGCCACGCTCGACGAACTGGGCGTGCAGCGCTTCGGGTACGCCGGGTGCTCCATCGGCGGCGCGATCGGCATGGAACTGGCGCTGCGCCACCCGGAGCGGGTCGCCTCGCTGGCGCTGGTCGCCGCCTCGCCCCGGTTCGGCACGGCGGACGAGTTCCGCCAGCGCGGGGTGATCGTCCGCACCAACGGTCTCGACCCGATGGCGCGCAGCGCGCCCGAGCGGTGGTTCACGCACGGTTTCGCGACGGCGCAGCCGGCCATCGTGGAGTGGGCCGTGCAGATGGTCCGCACCACCGACCCCGGCTGCTACATCGCGGCCTGCGAGGCCCTCGCGTCCTTCGACATCCGCGCCGAACTCGGCCGGATCGGCGTGCCCGCCCTGGTCGTGGTCGGCGCCGAGGACCGGGTGACCGGGCCCGCGGACGCCCGCACCCTGGTGGCGGGGATACCGGACGCCCGGCTCGCGATGGTCCCGGCCGCCTCCCATCTGGCGCCGGTCGAGCAGCCCGCGGCCGTCACCGATCTGCTGGTACGGCACTTCTCCACCGGGTGGCAGGACAACGCCTCGTCGACGACCTCGACCACCTCGCCGTCGATACCCGTGCCGCCGCAGGTGCCGGGCCTCTCGGTCCCCGTGGCGCCCATCGCCGAGATCGCCCCCGCGGCGCTCCAGCCGGACGCCGTGCCCGCCGGGCGCCCCGACCGGTACGACGCGGGCGCCAAGGTGCGCAGGGAGGTGCTGGGCGACGCCCATGTGGACCGGGTGGAGGCCGCGGCCGACGCGTTCACCGGGGACTTCCAGGAGCTGCTCACCCGCTACGTCTGGGGCGAGGTCTGGACCCGGGACGGGCTCGACCGCCGTACCCGCAGCGTGGTGACCCTGACGGCGCTGGTCGCCGGCGGTCATCCGCAGGAGCTGGCCTCGCACGTCCGCGCGGCCCTGCGCAACGGACTCACTCCGGCGGAGATCAAGGAAGTACTGCTCCAGACCGCCGTCTACTGCGGTGTTCCGGCGGCGAACTCGGCCTTCGAGGTGGCCCGGGCCGTGATCCAGCAGGAGACCACCCCCGAGACGTAG